GGCTCACCATGTTTCTGGTACCGACGTCGGCACCCGGCTTCTCGTACGCCCCCGTGCACACGCTCAGCGGCGAACGCACGAACATCACCTACTACTCCGGCGTGCGGGTCGGCGACGATGCCCGGGTCGGCGCGGAGGGCCAGGGCTGGGAGATCGTCAGCCTGGCGCTCGCGTTCGAACGGGGCGGCGAGTTCGCCGCGCAGCTGCGCCGCCTGGTGCACGCCACCGTGGGGTGGGCGCACGCGGCCGGGCGTACCGAAGACACGCGCCTGCTGCGCCGCCTCGGCCGGGTCGTCGCCGCTACCGAGGTCTCCCGCCTGCTCGGCGCGCGGGCCACCTGGCTGCGTTCCACGGCCATGGCCGGTGCGGTGGAGGGCGCCATGGCGAAGGTGTACGCCACCGAGGCGCTCCTGCGCGGGTCGGGTGAGCTGCTCGACGCCACCGGCGCCGACGGCCTGCTCGGGCCGGACTCGCCCGGCGCGGCGGCCGACGGCGAGCTGCAGCACCTGTACCGGGAGGCGCAGATCTCCACCCTCTACGGCGGCACCAGCGAGGTCCTCCGCGGCGTCGTCGCGGAGCGGCGGCTGGGCCTGCCCCGCAGCCGGCGGCGCTGAGAACGCCAACCACGATGGGAGAACGCACCTTGACGGAACAACTGCGCTTCGACGGCCGGGTGGCCATCGTCACCGGCGGGGGAGGCGGGCTGGGCCGCTCCTACGCGCGCCTGCTGGCCGCCCGCGGCGCGCACGTGGTCGTCAACGACATCGACCGCAAGGACGGCGGCGGGCTGACCCCGGCCGGGGCGGTCGCGGCCGAGATCGCCGCGCGGGGCGGCTCGGCGGTCGCGCACGACGGCTCCATCGCCGAGCCCTCGGCCGGGCCCGCCGTGGTGGGCACCGCGCTGGAGGCCTTCGGCCGGGTGGACATCGTGGTGAACAACGCCGGCATCGTGCGCGACCGCACGTTCGGGAAGATGTCCGACGAGGAGGTCGCCGAGGTCCTCGACGTACACCTGCACGGCACCATCGGGCTGACCCGCGCCGCCTGGGGCGTGATGCGCGAGCGGCGGTACGGGCGGGTCGTCATGACCACCTCCGTCGCCGGCCTGTGGGGCAACCTCGGCCAGGCCAACTACTCCGCCGCCAAGGCCGGGCTCGTTGGGCTCGGCCGGACCCTCGCCATCGAGGGCGCCCGCTTCGGCATCCAGGTCAACCTCATCTCGCCCGGCGCCGCCACGAGCATGACCGCCGCGATGCTCCCCGAAGACCTGCACGCGCGCATGTCGCCGGAGCGGGTGGCGCCGATGGTCGCGTACCTGTGCCACGAGTCGTGCCCGCTCACCGGCGAGATCCTCTTCGCGGCCGCGGGGCGCTACGCCCGAAACCTCATCATCGAGACGGCCGGCTACGAAAACGACGAAGCCACCGTCGAGGACATCGCCGCGCACCTTCCCGACATCCTCGACACGACGTCGTGGACGGTCCCCGCGCAGGCGGTGCAGCTTCCGCCCCGGTGACGGTAATCTCAACCAACTGGTCGGTATCGAGTCTTTGGAGCGCGCCATGCCAACGACAACGCAGTCACGGCGGCGGATCGGTCCGCTCGCGGAGTGGACCGCCGAGGGCGGTGACGAGCTGCTGACCGACTCGGTGCCGCGGCTTCTGGCCCGCCAGGCGGAGGCGTTCGGCGCCCGCCCGGCGCTGTACTGGCCCGACGGCGACGCGCTGTCCCGGATGACGTACGCCGAGCTTGCCTCCGCCGCCGAGAGCGTGGCGCGGGCGCTCGCCGGCCGCGTCGCACCGGGCGAGCGGGTCGCGGTCTGGTCGCGCAACAGCGTGGAGTGGGTGGTGCTGGAGTACGGCTGCGCGCTCGCCGGCCTCGTGCTCACCCCGTTCAACACCGCGTGGACCGACGCGGAGGTCGCGCACGCCACCGCGCTGACCACACCGGCGCTGGTCTTCGCCGGTACCGGCCCGACCGGTGACAGCCTCGTCCCGCGGGCGGCGGGCGTGTGCGGCGCCGGCGCGGTGCTGGACCTCGCCGGCCTGCGCGAGTGGGCGGCGACGGCACCGGCCGGCCAGCTGCCGGTGGTCAGCGCGGAGGACGCGTTCCTCATCCAGTTCACCTCCGGCACCACCGGCCGCTCCAAGGGCGCGGTGCTCACCCACAAGGCCGTGCTGAACGCCGCGCGCGAGCGCAACCGCCGCGACGTGATCGGGCCCAACGACACCTGGCTCAACCCCGTCCCGTACCACCACATCGGCGGGTCCTGCTTCGTCATCCTCGGCGGCCTCGTGGACGCCGGCGCGTTCGTGGTCGTCGAGAAGTACGTGCCGGCCGAGACGATGGGCCTGCTCGACCACGGCGTGGTCACCCGCATCGGCGGCGTACCCACGATGATCATCGACGCGCTCAACCACCTCGGCGACCACGCCGGCGCGGCCGGCCTGCGGTCGGTGGCGGTGGGCGGCGCCACGATGACGCAGCACCTGGTGGAGCGGATCCGGACCACGCTCGGCGCACCGGTCATCAACACCTACGCCCAGTCCGAGTGCCCGGCCATCACCTCGACCGACATCCACGACGACTCGGCGACGATCGCCGGCACCGTGGGGCGCCCGGTGGCCGGCGTGCACATGAAGGTGATCGACCCGGCGACCGGTGAGACGGTACCGGTCGGCGCCGTCGGCGAGATCGTGACCAGTTCGCCGTACGTCATGCGCGGGTACTGGGGCATGGCGGAGCAGTCCGCCGAGGTGCTCACCGCCGACGGCTTCCTGCGCACCGGCGACCTGGCCTCGATGGACGAGTACGGCAACGTGACGTTCCAGGGCCGCGTCCGGGACGTGATCATCCGGGGCGGCGAGAACGTGTACCCGGCGGAGGTCGAGGAGCTGCTCGCCGCCCACCCCGGCATCGCCGCGGCGGTCCTCGTCGGCCTCGACGACGAGCGGCTCGGCGAGCGGGTGGCCGGCGTGGTGGTCCGCGCGCCGGGCAGCGAGGTGACCGGGCCGGAGCTCACCGAGTACCTGCGGGACTCGGTCGCCCGGTTCAAGATTCCCGAGCTGTGGCGTTTCGTCGACGCGCTGCCCATGACGGCGTCCGGCAAGATCCGCCGCTTCGTGGTCCGCGACGACACCAACGAGTTCGCGACGGCGACCCGCCAGCCCGGCGAGTAGCCGCGAGAGGAGAACCGGATGCCGATCGACCCCACCATCGCCCTGGCGGCACCACCCACGGTCGAGCAGATCGCCTGGGACACCGCCGACGTGCTGCTCTACCACCTCGCGCTGGGTGCCGGAGGCGACCCGGTCGACCCGGGAGAGCTGCGCTACGCGACGGAGTCGGGCTCGGTCGTCCTGCCCACGTTCGCGGTCGTCGCGCCGACACTGCGCGCGACCCGGCCGCCCCGCGTGTCGTACCCCGGCGTCGAGGTCGACCTGCGCACGATCCTGCACGGCAGCCAGCGGATCGATGTGCACGCCCCGATCCCGCGGGACGGCAAGGCCACGGCGAGCACCCGCGTGGCCGACCTGTACGACAAGGGGTCCGCCGCGGTCATCGTGGTGGACACCGAGGCGAAGAGCGCCGACGGCACTCCACTGTGGACATCGAGCATGCGCATGTTCTCCCGCGGCGAGGGCGGGTTCGGCGGCGACCGCGGACCGTCCGGCCCACCCGACCCGCCGGCCCGCGAGCCGGACCACACGGTCTTCACGCCCACGCTGCCGCAGCAGGCGCTGTGGTACCGCCTCCTCGGCGACCGCAACCCGCTGCACTGCGACCCCGAGGTGGCGAAGGCGGCCGGCTTCCCGCGCCCGATCCTGCACGGGCTCTGCTCGTACGGCCTGGTGTGCCGCGCCCTCGTCGACGAGGTGCTCGGCGGCCGGGCGCAGGACGTCCGCAGCTTCGAGGCGCGGTTCACCGGAGTGGTCTTCCCCGGCGAGACGCTGCGCACGTCGGTGTGGCGCGCCGGCGACCGCCTGCTGTTCGCGACCACCGTCGAGGAGCGGGACGGCGCCCCGGCGCTGGCCGGCGGAGAGCTCGTCACGGCGGGAGGGGGTCCGGCATGAGCATCGTCGTGGAGCGCGACGCCGGCCTCGTCCGGGTGACGCTCGACCGGCCCGAGCGGCGCAACGCCCTGACCGTCGACGGCTTCGTCGAGCTGGGACGGGTCCTCACGCAGATCGCCGCCACGCCGACCGACCGGGCCGTCCTGATCACCGGGGCGGGCGGCTCGTTCTGCTCCGGCGCCGACCTGTCCGGCGGCGTGCCGCAGGAGTCGCCGCTGCGCCTGATGGGCTGGATCCACGACGCCGCCCGCGCGCTGCACCGGCTGCCCCAGCCGTGCGTGGCCGCGGTCGACGGACCGGCGTTCGGCGCGGGGATGAGCCTTGCCCTCGGCTGCGACCTGGTCGTCGCGTCGACCTCGGCCACGTTCTGCCAGGTCTTCGTCAAGCGCGGCCTCTCACCGGACTTCGGCAGCACCTGGCTGCTTCCCCGGCTGGTCGGGCTGCACACCGCCAAGCGCCTGGCGATGCTCGGCGACACGGTGACCGCCGAGCAGGCCCGGAACCTCGGGCTCGTCGCCGAGGTGACCGCGCCCGAGGACCTGCTGCGGACCGCCACCGGGACCGCGCGGCGCCTCGCCGACGGGCCGCCGCTCGCGCTGGCCCTGACCAAGCGCCTGCTGAACGCCTCGTTCTCCACCGGCTTCGACGACGCCCTCGACGCCGAGGCCGCGGCGTCCGCGGCCAACACCGCCAGCGAGGACGTGGCGGAGGCCTTCGCGGCCTTCGCCGCCAAGCGACCGGCCGTCTTCCGTGGCCGCTGACCGGCCGGCGCCGACCCCGCCACCGCGCGCCGTCCCCGACGACCCCGAGCGGGACTGGACCGCACCCGGCGTCTACGAGGTACGGCCCGGGCTGTACCGCATCCCGCTGCCCCTGCCGCAGGACGGCCTGCGGGCGGTCAACGTCTACGCGGTACGGGACGGCGACGCGATCGTGCTCGTCGACTCCGGATGGGCGGTGCCGGCCGCGCACGACCAGCTCCGCCGCGCGCTGCGGGCACTGGACGCAGGCGAAGACCGGATCAGCCGGATCCTCGTCACCCACGTCCACCGCGACCACTACAACCTGGCGGTCCGGTTGCGCCGCGGCAACCCGCACATCCGGGTCGGTCTCGGCCGCGGCGAGCAGCCGGCGCTGCGCGTCGCGCAGGGCCCGGTGACCGAGCCCTGGGGCGTGCTCGCCGACCAGCTGCGCCGCGAAGGCGCCCCCGGGCTGGCCAAGGAGCTGGTGACGAGCGTGCCGGTCGACCACGACCCGGCCGACTGGGCCGACCCCGACGTGTGGATCGACGCGCCGCGGGACATCGCGCTGCGGACCGCCACCTGGCGGGCGTACCCGACACCCGGGCACACGCGCGGACACGTCGTGTTCGACGACGCCGCCCGCGGCGTGATGTTCTGCGGCGACCACGTCCTGCCGCACATCACGCCGTCCATCGGCTTCGAGCCGTGCCCGGCCGTATCCCCGCTGCGGGACTACCTCCACTCGCTGCGGCTGGTCCGCGACCTGCCCGACCGGATGATGCTGCCCGCGCACGGCCCGACCGGTCCCAGCGTGCACGCCCGCGTCGACGAGCTCGTGCGGCACCACGACGTGCGGCTGCGCCAGTCCGCCGAGGCGGTCGCCGCCGGTGCCGTCACCGCGTACGAGGTGGCGCGGCTCCTGCGGTGGACCCGCCGGGAACGCCACTTCGACGACCTCGACGTGATGAGCCGCTGCCTCGCGGTGACCGAGACGGCCGCGCACCTCGACGTCCTCGCCGGCACCGGCCAGCTGCGGGCAACCGCGCACGACGGCGTCCGGGCCTTCGAGGCGGTGTAGCGGCCGATGAGGGACAAGGTCGTGTCGGCCGCACAGGCCGCCGCGCTCGTCGCCGACGGCGACGTGGTGGGCCTGCAGGCCGGACCCACCCAGTGCGCGCCGATGGTGCTGGTGCGCGAGCTCATCCGCGCCGGCCGCCGCGACCTCGAGCTGGTCTGCGTCAGCGGCGGGCTGCCGGTGGACTGGCTCGCCGCGGCCGGCTGCCTGGCGCGGTGCACGTTCGCCGCCGTCACCATGGAGCACTTCGGGCTGTGCCAGCGGTTCCGGCGCGCGGTCGAGGCCGGCGCCATCGCGGTCGAGGAGCTGTCCGAGACCGCCCTGTACGCGCGGCTCGGCGCGGCCGCCCGTAACCTGCCCTTCCTGCCCACCCGCGGCCTGATCGGCACCGACCTGCTGAACGTGGGCAACGACGCGCTCGCGGTGATCCCGGACCCGTTCGGCGGGCCGCCCGTCGTGGCCTGCCGCGCGCTGCCGCTGGACGTGGCGCTGCTGCACGCGCACCGCGCCGACCGCTCCGGCAACGTCGCGATGGAGCCGGGTGTACGACTGCCGACGACCGGCACCATGCCCCGCGCCGCGCGGCGGGTGGTCGTCTCGGTGGAGCGGGTGGTCGGCACCGACGAGCTGCGGAAGGCGCCGGACCGCACGATCCTGCCCGGGTTCGCTGTCGACGCCGTCGTCGAGGCGCCCCACGGCGCGCATCCCACCTCGCTGTTCCCGTCGTACGACTACGACGCCGCCTTCTTCGCCTCGTGGGTCGACGCGGCCGCCGGCGAGCAGAGCAGCGGCGACTTCCTGGACCGGTACGTGCGCGGGCCGGGCAGCCACGAGGAGTACCTGCGCCTGGTCGGGGCGGCGCGATGACCGCGTCCACCGACTACACGGTCGACGAGCTGATGGTCGCGGTCCTCGCCGCCCGCTTCGACAACGACGACCAGGTGTGCAACGGGATCTCCTCGTTCCTGCCGGTCTGCGCCATCCAGCTGGCCCGCATGACACACGCGCCCGACCTGGTGTGGATCGCGGGAGCGTCCGGTGTGGACCCGGTCGACGTGGAGCTGACCGCGTCCACGTTCGAAGCGCCGCTGTGGCGCGACTCGGTCATGTACCTCGAGCACTACGCCGAGTTCTGGGACTACGCGGCCAGCGACCGCTTCCTGCTCAAGTTCTGCGCCGGCGCGGCACAGATCGACGCGTACGGCAACACCAACAACTCGGTCATCGGCCGCTACGACCGCCCGAAGGTACGGCTGCCCGGCACCGCGGGGATCGGCGACATGGGCTCGCTCGGCAAGAGCCTCATCTTCTGGGTCACCGACCACAGCCCGCGCACACTGGTGGAACGCGTCGACTTCCGCTCGGGGATCGGCTATCTGGACGGCGGCGGCGAACGCGCCCGGCTGGGCCTGCGCGGCGGCCCCGCGCTCGTCGTGACCAACCTGGCCGTCTTCGACTTCGAGCCGGGCTCGCAGCGCATGCGCCTGGTGTCCGTACACGACGGGGTGAGCGTGGCCGACGTGCTGGCCGCGACCGGTTTCCGGCCCGTCGTACCGCCGCGCGTGCCGCGCACCCCACCGCCCACAGTGGAGCAGGTGCGGCTGGTCCGCGAGCGGATCGACCCGCGAGACTTCCGCAAGCGCGGCTTCCCGACACGGAGGGTTGGCTCAGAGAGATGAACATCGTGGTGCTCGTCAAGCAGGTGCCGGATTCGAGCGCGGAGCGTTCGTTGCGGGCTGGTGATAATACGGTCGACCGTGGGTCGGCGAGCAATGTCATCAATGAGATGGATGAGTATGCCATTGAGGAGGCGTTGCGGGTTCAGGCGGCGCATGGTGGTGAGGTCACGATCTTGACGATGGGACCGCAGGGTGCTTCGGAGTCGATTCGTAAGGCGTTGTCGATGGGTCCGGACCGGGCGGTGCATGTGCTGGACGAGGCGTTGCACGGCTCGTGCGCGGTAGCCACCTCCAAGGTGCTGGCGGCGGCGTTGGGCACTCTCAATCCCGACTTGGTGCTGTGCGGTGCGGAGGCGACCGATGGGCGGGTGCAGGTGATGGCGCACATGTTGGCTGAGCGGCTGGGGATCGCCGCGTTGACCGGTGCGCGGAAGCTGACCGTGGACGGTGCGTCGTTGACGATCGAGCGGCAGACCGAGGAAGGCTTCGAGGTGGTGGCCGCTTCGACGCCGGCGGTGGTGTCGGTGTGGGACACGATCAACGAGCCGCGGTATCCGTCGTTCAAGGGGATCATGGCGGCGAAGAAGAAGCCGGTGCAGACGCTGTCGGTGGCCGATCTGGGGATCGCCGCGTCTGAGGTGGGGTTTGCGGGTGCGTCGTCGGTGGTGGTGCAGCACAGTAAGCGGCCGCCGCGTTCGGGTGGGCGGAAGGTCGCTGATGAGGGCGATGGTGGCGTGAAGCTGGTCGAGTTCCTGGCCTCCGAGAAGTTTGTGTAAAAGGGGAGGGGTTTCGATGGCTGAGGTTTTGGTTGTCGTGGAGCATTCCG
This genomic stretch from Phytohabitans houttuyneae harbors:
- a CDS encoding acyl-CoA dehydrogenase family protein, with the protein product MDFSLDERAEAFRAEVREFLRAHLTDEVRARVAASGTYHDAEFHRAVADRGWIGAAWPVEDGGQGRDRADMDILYEEMAAAGAPVEGLSVTLIIAETIRRAGTPAQKERILRPVREGRLLLSLGYTEPDAGSDLAAARTRAVRDGDGWRIDGQKNFTTHAHEADYVFLLARTDPQAAKHAGLTMFLVPTSAPGFSYAPVHTLSGERTNITYYSGVRVGDDARVGAEGQGWEIVSLALAFERGGEFAAQLRRLVHATVGWAHAAGRTEDTRLLRRLGRVVAATEVSRLLGARATWLRSTAMAGAVEGAMAKVYATEALLRGSGELLDATGADGLLGPDSPGAAADGELQHLYREAQISTLYGGTSEVLRGVVAERRLGLPRSRRR
- a CDS encoding SDR family NAD(P)-dependent oxidoreductase, with the protein product MTEQLRFDGRVAIVTGGGGGLGRSYARLLAARGAHVVVNDIDRKDGGGLTPAGAVAAEIAARGGSAVAHDGSIAEPSAGPAVVGTALEAFGRVDIVVNNAGIVRDRTFGKMSDEEVAEVLDVHLHGTIGLTRAAWGVMRERRYGRVVMTTSVAGLWGNLGQANYSAAKAGLVGLGRTLAIEGARFGIQVNLISPGAATSMTAAMLPEDLHARMSPERVAPMVAYLCHESCPLTGEILFAAAGRYARNLIIETAGYENDEATVEDIAAHLPDILDTTSWTVPAQAVQLPPR
- a CDS encoding class I adenylate-forming enzyme family protein; translation: MPTTTQSRRRIGPLAEWTAEGGDELLTDSVPRLLARQAEAFGARPALYWPDGDALSRMTYAELASAAESVARALAGRVAPGERVAVWSRNSVEWVVLEYGCALAGLVLTPFNTAWTDAEVAHATALTTPALVFAGTGPTGDSLVPRAAGVCGAGAVLDLAGLREWAATAPAGQLPVVSAEDAFLIQFTSGTTGRSKGAVLTHKAVLNAARERNRRDVIGPNDTWLNPVPYHHIGGSCFVILGGLVDAGAFVVVEKYVPAETMGLLDHGVVTRIGGVPTMIIDALNHLGDHAGAAGLRSVAVGGATMTQHLVERIRTTLGAPVINTYAQSECPAITSTDIHDDSATIAGTVGRPVAGVHMKVIDPATGETVPVGAVGEIVTSSPYVMRGYWGMAEQSAEVLTADGFLRTGDLASMDEYGNVTFQGRVRDVIIRGGENVYPAEVEELLAAHPGIAAAVLVGLDDERLGERVAGVVVRAPGSEVTGPELTEYLRDSVARFKIPELWRFVDALPMTASGKIRRFVVRDDTNEFATATRQPGE
- a CDS encoding MaoC/PaaZ C-terminal domain-containing protein → MPIDPTIALAAPPTVEQIAWDTADVLLYHLALGAGGDPVDPGELRYATESGSVVLPTFAVVAPTLRATRPPRVSYPGVEVDLRTILHGSQRIDVHAPIPRDGKATASTRVADLYDKGSAAVIVVDTEAKSADGTPLWTSSMRMFSRGEGGFGGDRGPSGPPDPPAREPDHTVFTPTLPQQALWYRLLGDRNPLHCDPEVAKAAGFPRPILHGLCSYGLVCRALVDEVLGGRAQDVRSFEARFTGVVFPGETLRTSVWRAGDRLLFATTVEERDGAPALAGGELVTAGGGPA
- a CDS encoding enoyl-CoA hydratase/isomerase family protein, with the protein product MSIVVERDAGLVRVTLDRPERRNALTVDGFVELGRVLTQIAATPTDRAVLITGAGGSFCSGADLSGGVPQESPLRLMGWIHDAARALHRLPQPCVAAVDGPAFGAGMSLALGCDLVVASTSATFCQVFVKRGLSPDFGSTWLLPRLVGLHTAKRLAMLGDTVTAEQARNLGLVAEVTAPEDLLRTATGTARRLADGPPLALALTKRLLNASFSTGFDDALDAEAAASAANTASEDVAEAFAAFAAKRPAVFRGR
- a CDS encoding MBL fold metallo-hydrolase, translating into MAADRPAPTPPPRAVPDDPERDWTAPGVYEVRPGLYRIPLPLPQDGLRAVNVYAVRDGDAIVLVDSGWAVPAAHDQLRRALRALDAGEDRISRILVTHVHRDHYNLAVRLRRGNPHIRVGLGRGEQPALRVAQGPVTEPWGVLADQLRREGAPGLAKELVTSVPVDHDPADWADPDVWIDAPRDIALRTATWRAYPTPGHTRGHVVFDDAARGVMFCGDHVLPHITPSIGFEPCPAVSPLRDYLHSLRLVRDLPDRMMLPAHGPTGPSVHARVDELVRHHDVRLRQSAEAVAAGAVTAYEVARLLRWTRRERHFDDLDVMSRCLAVTETAAHLDVLAGTGQLRATAHDGVRAFEAV
- a CDS encoding CoA transferase subunit A; translated protein: MRDKVVSAAQAAALVADGDVVGLQAGPTQCAPMVLVRELIRAGRRDLELVCVSGGLPVDWLAAAGCLARCTFAAVTMEHFGLCQRFRRAVEAGAIAVEELSETALYARLGAAARNLPFLPTRGLIGTDLLNVGNDALAVIPDPFGGPPVVACRALPLDVALLHAHRADRSGNVAMEPGVRLPTTGTMPRAARRVVVSVERVVGTDELRKAPDRTILPGFAVDAVVEAPHGAHPTSLFPSYDYDAAFFASWVDAAAGEQSSGDFLDRYVRGPGSHEEYLRLVGAAR
- a CDS encoding CoA-transferase, with protein sequence MTASTDYTVDELMVAVLAARFDNDDQVCNGISSFLPVCAIQLARMTHAPDLVWIAGASGVDPVDVELTASTFEAPLWRDSVMYLEHYAEFWDYAASDRFLLKFCAGAAQIDAYGNTNNSVIGRYDRPKVRLPGTAGIGDMGSLGKSLIFWVTDHSPRTLVERVDFRSGIGYLDGGGERARLGLRGGPALVVTNLAVFDFEPGSQRMRLVSVHDGVSVADVLAATGFRPVVPPRVPRTPPPTVEQVRLVRERIDPRDFRKRGFPTRRVGSER
- a CDS encoding electron transfer flavoprotein subunit beta/FixA family protein, which gives rise to MNIVVLVKQVPDSSAERSLRAGDNTVDRGSASNVINEMDEYAIEEALRVQAAHGGEVTILTMGPQGASESIRKALSMGPDRAVHVLDEALHGSCAVATSKVLAAALGTLNPDLVLCGAEATDGRVQVMAHMLAERLGIAALTGARKLTVDGASLTIERQTEEGFEVVAASTPAVVSVWDTINEPRYPSFKGIMAAKKKPVQTLSVADLGIAASEVGFAGASSVVVQHSKRPPRSGGRKVADEGDGGVKLVEFLASEKFV